Proteins found in one Planctomycetes bacterium MalM25 genomic segment:
- a CDS encoding D-arabitol-phosphate dehydrogenase encodes MGAAQYQGDRTVAVVPSEPIAPDSGQVRLDVSYCGVCGTDLHIFHGSMDQRVGPPQILGHEVSGTVAEIGDGVTNVAVGDRVAVRPLLFGQAEAFDRGAAHVGKNLKFIGIDQPGGMQSSWTVPAYTLHHLPADLSMTHGAMIEPAAVACHDVRLAEVTDGETCVVIGGGPIGLLIALVAIEKGARVILSEINESRLALAETLGIETVNPLNADPVAMVTELTGGAMADCVFEVSGSKQGVEAMTQLTGVRGRLVMVAVHPEPRPVDLFRFFWCELKLIGTRLYEPCDFDEAIALSAAGKLHLDKLITQINPIDEVQRVFETVDSNPDGVKYLIDCR; translated from the coding sequence ATGGGAGCAGCCCAGTACCAAGGCGATCGCACCGTCGCGGTGGTTCCGAGTGAACCGATCGCGCCGGACAGCGGCCAGGTGCGCCTCGACGTCTCGTACTGCGGCGTCTGCGGCACCGACCTGCACATCTTTCACGGCTCGATGGACCAGCGCGTCGGCCCGCCCCAGATCCTCGGGCACGAGGTGTCCGGTACGGTCGCCGAAATCGGCGACGGGGTGACGAACGTCGCGGTGGGTGACCGGGTCGCCGTGCGTCCGCTGCTGTTTGGCCAGGCGGAAGCCTTCGACCGTGGCGCGGCGCACGTCGGCAAGAACCTGAAGTTCATCGGGATCGACCAGCCGGGCGGCATGCAATCGTCTTGGACGGTGCCCGCCTACACGCTGCACCACCTCCCTGCCGACCTGTCGATGACGCACGGCGCGATGATCGAGCCGGCCGCCGTCGCCTGCCACGACGTCCGCCTCGCCGAGGTGACCGACGGCGAGACGTGCGTCGTCATCGGCGGAGGACCGATCGGCCTGCTCATCGCGTTGGTCGCCATCGAGAAGGGCGCCCGCGTCATCCTCTCCGAGATCAATGAATCGCGTCTCGCCCTGGCGGAGACGCTCGGCATCGAGACGGTCAATCCGCTCAACGCCGACCCGGTCGCCATGGTTACCGAGCTGACCGGCGGAGCGATGGCGGACTGTGTCTTCGAGGTCTCCGGATCCAAGCAGGGCGTCGAGGCGATGACCCAGCTAACGGGCGTGCGGGGCCGCCTCGTAATGGTGGCCGTCCACCCCGAGCCCCGTCCGGTCGATCTCTTCCGTTTCTTCTGGTGCGAGCTGAAACTGATCGGCACGCGGCTCTACGAGCCGTGCGATTTCGACGAGGCGATCGCCCTGTCCGCCGCGGGCAAGCTCCACCTCGACAAGCTCATCACGCAGATCAACCCGATCGACGAAGTGCAGCGGGTCTTCGAGACCGTCGATTCCAACCCGGACGGCGTGAAGTACCTGATCGACTGCCGCTGA
- a CDS encoding PhoD-like phosphatase, with the protein MSRLLFVGSLLVLALLTGGAHAQGFSPSLYERKPKDRIAFALYTVHDRTLKLTAQFYPLSDHEPFEARLQVRENDAWRNVATARIGYPGFAATFRVDDWDDRSTLEYRVAHNRTAFYRGTIRKNPQDKDAFVLAALSCNSVRPNHGGDLSKQDIVDNLKAIDPDLLFFAGDQVYDHSRHYLYWLRFGHDFGELMRDRPTVCLPDDHDVGQANLWGAGGIPCEKRDGQAGGYYMSPEYVKEVERAQTSHLPDPVDPTPIEQGIGVYYTHLKWGGMSFAILEDRKFKSGPLQFMRGRQGRPDSITEPGYDKRGLDSPDAVLLGDRQLRFLEEWVTDWEGAQMKCVLSQTPFAQACNYSGQHERQLYADFDSNGWPQTGRDKALRLIRKGFACHVAGDQHLATTLQHGIDGWRDAPYSFASPAIANYWTRWWDPDEPGQNRAPGAPDYTGDFLDGFGNRMTMLAAANPTDADRAADGDKLSTRAAGYGVVRFDKAARTTTFECWPRNVDITDPDSKQYPGWPITFNQADNYPQAGLPRLPKLQLSKPGQVVTVHDQATGEVVSSLRVLGETYQPATPREGLYRIEIGEGNDRRSLRSVRSSSPNRDSIDLAADARSLQ; encoded by the coding sequence ATGTCGCGTCTGCTCTTCGTAGGCTCGTTGCTTGTCCTCGCGCTATTGACCGGAGGGGCGCACGCCCAGGGCTTCTCCCCGTCTTTGTACGAACGGAAGCCGAAGGACCGGATCGCCTTCGCGCTGTACACGGTCCATGACCGGACGCTCAAGCTGACGGCGCAGTTCTACCCGCTCAGTGATCACGAGCCCTTCGAGGCCCGCCTCCAGGTCCGGGAGAACGACGCGTGGCGTAACGTCGCCACAGCGAGGATCGGCTACCCCGGCTTCGCGGCGACTTTCCGCGTCGACGACTGGGACGACCGAAGCACGCTAGAGTACCGCGTCGCGCACAACAGGACCGCCTTCTACCGCGGGACCATCCGGAAGAACCCGCAAGATAAGGACGCGTTCGTCCTCGCCGCGCTCTCCTGCAACTCGGTGCGTCCCAATCACGGGGGCGACCTCTCCAAGCAGGACATCGTCGACAACCTCAAGGCGATCGACCCCGACCTGCTCTTCTTCGCGGGCGACCAGGTCTACGACCACAGCCGGCACTACTTGTACTGGCTCCGGTTCGGGCATGATTTCGGCGAGCTGATGCGCGACCGGCCGACCGTCTGCCTGCCGGACGACCACGACGTCGGCCAGGCCAACCTCTGGGGCGCCGGCGGCATTCCTTGCGAGAAACGCGACGGCCAGGCGGGCGGCTACTACATGTCGCCGGAGTACGTCAAAGAGGTCGAGCGCGCCCAGACAAGCCACCTGCCCGACCCGGTCGATCCGACACCCATCGAGCAGGGCATCGGCGTCTACTACACGCACCTCAAGTGGGGCGGCATGAGCTTCGCCATCCTGGAGGATCGCAAGTTCAAATCGGGCCCGCTCCAGTTCATGCGTGGCCGCCAGGGACGCCCCGACTCGATCACCGAGCCGGGCTACGACAAGCGGGGCCTCGACTCGCCCGACGCGGTGCTCCTGGGCGATCGGCAGCTCCGCTTCTTGGAAGAGTGGGTGACCGACTGGGAGGGCGCCCAGATGAAGTGCGTGCTCTCGCAGACCCCCTTCGCCCAGGCGTGCAACTACTCGGGTCAGCACGAGCGTCAGCTCTACGCCGACTTCGACTCGAACGGCTGGCCCCAGACGGGCCGCGACAAGGCGCTGCGCCTCATCCGCAAGGGCTTCGCCTGCCACGTGGCGGGGGACCAGCACCTGGCGACGACCCTTCAGCACGGCATCGACGGCTGGCGCGACGCCCCCTACTCGTTCGCCTCGCCGGCGATCGCCAACTACTGGACGCGCTGGTGGGACCCCGACGAGCCAGGCCAGAACCGCGCGCCGGGCGCGCCCGACTACACGGGCGACTTCTTGGACGGCTTCGGCAATCGCATGACGATGCTCGCCGCCGCCAACCCGACCGACGCCGATCGCGCCGCGGACGGCGACAAGCTGAGCACCCGCGCCGCCGGCTACGGCGTGGTCCGCTTCGACAAGGCGGCCCGGACCACCACGTTCGAGTGCTGGCCACGGAACGTCGACATCACCGACCCGGATTCGAAGCAGTACCCGGGCTGGCCGATCACCTTCAACCAGGCCGACAACTACCCTCAAGCAGGATTGCCTCGTCTCCCCAAGCTCCAGTTGTCGAAGCCGGGGCAGGTCGTCACCGTGCACGATCAAGCGACCGGCGAGGTGGTCTCCTCCTTGCGGGTCTTGGGAGAGACCTACCAGCCCGCCACGCCCCGCGAGGGGCTCTACCGGATCGAGATCGGCGAGGGGAACGACCGCCGGTCGTTGCGATCGGTGCGCAGCTCGTCCCCTAATCGCGACTCGATCGATCTCGCCGCGGACGCACGGAGCCTCCAGTAG
- the aldA gene encoding Lactaldehyde dehydrogenase: MNDGPQHHRMYIDGRFGDAASGGVIEVASPTTEEVLYTVPNGSQQDAIAALEAAKRAQPAWAATPAVERGKILARFAELILENRERLAKTLVHEMGKTYSLALGEVDVSADFINFPAQAARRVEGDILPSDNPSEHLMIHRVPYGVTVGIAAWNFPLALSCRKIGPALTTGNTMVVKPPSVTPVAVLCLGELAEQAGIPKGVLGLVTGGGSTMGEELVTNKLTSLVTMTGSTATGQQIFKKAADNLTAVRLELGGKAPFILLADGDVDKAVDCAVVSRHLNSGQVCTCPERFYIHDAVYDEFVQKYCDRVRQLKIGDPMEEGTDIGPKVNAYETDNLEAMVKRAIDEGAKLEVGGKRPEGAQFERGHWYEPTVLTGCNNQMEVMREEVFGVVSPIMRVGSYDEALALANDCDYGLAAFLFTSDLRCVQRAVAELEFGEIYVNRPMGEQRQGFHNGHKLSGTGGEDGRYGMDNYLEKKTMYVNFA, translated from the coding sequence ATGAACGACGGACCGCAACACCACCGGATGTACATCGACGGCCGCTTCGGCGACGCCGCGTCGGGAGGCGTCATCGAGGTCGCCAGCCCGACGACCGAGGAGGTGCTGTACACCGTGCCCAACGGCAGCCAGCAGGACGCCATCGCCGCGCTCGAGGCTGCCAAGCGCGCGCAACCCGCCTGGGCGGCGACGCCCGCGGTCGAGCGTGGCAAGATCCTCGCCCGCTTCGCCGAGCTGATCCTCGAGAACCGCGAACGACTCGCGAAGACCCTCGTTCACGAGATGGGCAAGACCTACAGCCTCGCCCTGGGCGAGGTGGATGTGTCGGCCGACTTCATCAACTTCCCCGCCCAAGCCGCGCGGCGTGTCGAGGGGGACATCCTCCCCTCCGACAACCCGAGCGAGCACCTCATGATCCACCGGGTGCCTTACGGTGTGACCGTGGGCATCGCGGCCTGGAACTTCCCGCTGGCGCTCTCGTGCCGCAAGATCGGGCCCGCGCTGACGACCGGCAACACGATGGTGGTGAAGCCCCCCTCCGTGACGCCCGTCGCCGTACTCTGCCTGGGCGAGCTCGCCGAGCAAGCGGGCATCCCGAAGGGGGTGCTCGGCTTGGTCACCGGCGGCGGCTCGACCATGGGCGAAGAATTGGTCACCAACAAGCTGACCAGCCTCGTGACGATGACCGGCTCGACCGCCACGGGCCAGCAGATCTTCAAGAAGGCGGCCGACAACCTGACCGCCGTGCGGCTCGAGCTGGGGGGCAAGGCGCCCTTCATCCTGCTCGCCGACGGCGACGTCGATAAAGCGGTCGACTGCGCGGTCGTGTCGCGGCACCTGAACAGCGGTCAGGTCTGCACCTGCCCCGAGCGTTTCTACATCCACGACGCCGTTTACGACGAGTTCGTGCAGAAGTACTGCGACCGCGTCCGCCAGCTCAAGATCGGCGACCCGATGGAAGAGGGGACCGACATCGGGCCCAAGGTCAACGCGTACGAAACCGACAACCTCGAGGCGATGGTCAAACGGGCGATCGACGAGGGCGCCAAACTGGAGGTCGGCGGCAAACGCCCCGAGGGCGCCCAGTTCGAACGCGGCCACTGGTACGAGCCGACCGTCCTGACCGGCTGCAACAACCAGATGGAAGTGATGCGGGAGGAGGTCTTCGGCGTGGTGAGCCCGATCATGCGGGTCGGGTCCTACGACGAGGCACTCGCCCTGGCGAACGACTGCGATTACGGCCTGGCCGCGTTCCTCTTCACAAGCGATCTGCGGTGCGTACAACGCGCCGTCGCCGAGCTGGAGTTTGGCGAGATCTACGTGAACCGGCCGATGGGCGAGCAACGCCAGGGCTTCCACAACGGCCACAAGCTGAGCGGCACCGGCGGAGAAGACGGCCGCTACGGCATGGATAACTACCTCGAGAAGAAAACGATGTACGTCAACTTCGCTTGA
- the kduD gene encoding 2-dehydro-3-deoxy-D-gluconate 5-dehydrogenase: protein MGTLDLFSLAGKTALVTGCSRGIGKSMAVALAEAGADVLGVSASLPETGSAVADEVAATGRSFKAYQCDFSSRDSVRAFAEKALAENPRIDILINNAGTILREPAAEHPDEYWDKVIEVNLNAQFVLSREFGKRMVERGSGKIIFTASLLTFQGGITVPGYAASKGGIGQLTMALANEWASKGVNVNAIAPGYIATDNTEALRNDPVRSEQILGRIPAGRWGEPEDFKGPAVFLASSASDYMHGTTVLVDGGWMGR, encoded by the coding sequence ATGGGCACGCTCGACCTCTTTTCGCTCGCCGGCAAGACGGCCCTCGTGACCGGTTGCTCGCGCGGCATCGGCAAGTCGATGGCGGTCGCCCTCGCCGAGGCGGGGGCGGACGTGCTCGGCGTGTCGGCTTCGTTGCCCGAAACGGGCAGCGCCGTCGCCGACGAGGTCGCCGCCACGGGGCGTTCGTTCAAGGCGTACCAGTGCGACTTCTCCAGCCGCGACTCGGTCCGGGCCTTCGCCGAGAAGGCGCTCGCCGAGAACCCGCGGATCGACATCCTGATCAACAACGCGGGGACCATCCTTCGCGAGCCGGCCGCCGAGCACCCGGACGAGTACTGGGACAAGGTCATCGAGGTGAACCTCAACGCCCAGTTCGTGCTGTCGCGCGAGTTCGGCAAGCGGATGGTCGAGCGGGGCTCGGGCAAGATCATCTTCACCGCCTCGTTGCTCACGTTCCAAGGCGGCATCACCGTCCCCGGCTACGCGGCGAGCAAGGGGGGCATCGGCCAGCTCACGATGGCCCTGGCCAACGAGTGGGCGTCGAAGGGCGTGAACGTCAACGCCATCGCCCCCGGCTACATCGCCACCGACAACACCGAGGCGCTCCGCAACGACCCGGTCCGCAGCGAGCAAATCCTCGGCCGCATCCCGGCGGGACGCTGGGGCGAGCCAGAAGACTTCAAGGGTCCCGCCGTCTTCCTCGCGTCGAGCGCCTCGGACTACATGCACGGCACGACGGTGCTGGTCGATGGCGGCTGGATGGGACGCTGA
- the ydfH_2 gene encoding putative HTH-type transcriptional regulator YdfH: protein MTEIPVARTIREQVADRIRADVLSGRLAEGTSLREHALAKQYRVSRAPIRDALLQLTQEGLLVAKPNCGVRVAAVKEETQELLVNMRRQIEVFALKKGFSSIDDAAIEAMQATVDRLKIACEAEDLGAVVDEDMALHRLIIESAGNRDLIAIWLPIVSRMMLHYSRHNSMMESHREHAEIVDAIRAGSEKAAIKALEANIQ, encoded by the coding sequence ATGACAGAGATTCCGGTCGCACGCACGATCCGCGAGCAAGTCGCCGATCGCATCCGTGCCGATGTTCTGTCCGGACGCCTCGCCGAAGGCACCAGCCTCCGCGAGCACGCCCTCGCCAAGCAGTACCGTGTCAGCCGCGCCCCCATCCGCGACGCCCTGCTCCAGCTGACCCAAGAAGGCTTGCTCGTCGCCAAACCCAACTGCGGCGTTCGTGTCGCAGCGGTGAAGGAGGAGACGCAGGAGCTGTTGGTCAATATGCGTCGGCAAATCGAGGTATTCGCCTTAAAGAAAGGCTTTTCGAGCATCGACGACGCGGCGATCGAAGCGATGCAGGCCACCGTGGACCGACTGAAAATCGCCTGCGAGGCGGAAGACCTCGGGGCCGTGGTCGATGAGGACATGGCCCTACACCGGCTCATCATCGAGTCGGCCGGGAACCGCGATCTGATCGCGATCTGGCTGCCAATCGTGAGCCGCATGATGCTCCACTACAGCCGCCACAACAGCATGATGGAGAGCCACCGCGAGCACGCGGAGATCGTGGATGCGATCCGCGCAGGCAGCGAAAAGGCGGCCATCAAGGCGCTCGAAGCGAACATCCAGTAG
- the ydfH_1 gene encoding putative HTH-type transcriptional regulator YdfH — protein MPISRTIREQVTCQLRDEVIAGAIAPGAVLRENDLATRFGVSRGPIRDAFLQLSNEGYLAYQANRGVTVRHPPDQSDREFIAELRRQIELHVVTKGVSQVTNDGQSQVEDSLAALHEACLAGDLAAIKRCDLDFHEAILSACGGESLLPAWKQLCSRMILVYDRFSDIGLVHAEHQQIYEAFRSEDLDGLIKALSDNIT, from the coding sequence GTGCCCATTTCGCGAACCATCCGAGAGCAGGTCACCTGCCAACTGCGCGATGAAGTGATCGCCGGCGCCATCGCGCCAGGGGCCGTGCTGCGCGAGAACGACCTCGCGACGCGCTTCGGCGTGAGCCGAGGACCGATCCGGGATGCGTTCCTCCAACTGTCCAACGAAGGCTACCTGGCCTACCAGGCGAATCGGGGCGTGACCGTGCGTCACCCGCCCGACCAGTCGGACCGCGAGTTCATCGCCGAGCTGCGTCGGCAGATCGAGCTGCACGTGGTGACGAAGGGCGTCAGCCAAGTCACGAATGACGGTCAAAGCCAAGTCGAAGACTCCCTGGCCGCGCTGCACGAAGCGTGCCTCGCCGGGGACCTCGCCGCGATCAAGCGGTGCGACCTCGACTTCCACGAGGCGATCTTGTCGGCGTGCGGCGGTGAGAGCCTGCTGCCCGCCTGGAAGCAGCTCTGCTCGCGGATGATCCTGGTGTACGACCGCTTCTCGGACATCGGCCTGGTGCACGCCGAGCACCAGCAGATCTACGAGGCGTTCCGCTCCGAGGACCTCGACGGCCTGATCAAGGCGCTCAGCGACAACATCACTTAA